One genomic region from bacterium encodes:
- a CDS encoding translocation/assembly module TamB domain-containing protein: MRKLITIPLWFVAFVLALAVGVYVWLTQSSWLKHQLETQINQALGASTQLTLSVGDMSGDLYSGVVFTDLMLTTRRAEVVDTLAQVGRITVDYDLRDLLPDQRRIRSVAIERLRLQVPRDSIESIFRKAKTEVAERARLEGALELSVESLSLRDGIIYRIGEPEPLADSVRVDASFHAAGGRWTVAIAPSSAWTTWVGPVTFEGLISSGEGAWRFDSLSVATGKSSFVLVGTLNNLQIRSARLDLEELTQSTNLGLEGVLAVAGNVSADTKRKSVSGALELTGTFEGYELDGLRLRFVADSSGVTGDSVHGVVCGARFDGRARFVWSVKPERWEFRGRVERFDLNRFARGTLPTLLSGQVDINAVGTTDADLRIRADVRLGPGHIDSIYFQSADGSLGATVDSLLVGEDFAVMINGASLVGGGTMAFADSVDLFAAINVDDLRPFDRMVFVDSLAGRADGYAYLSGLTSDPDLAAFINSDSLRLFDLRTDQFEARFFVPHFLSNPGGQVDARWGRASTWGIETDSIDLHATLAGRRIDIEWARWYSPLVDIEGSGTLDWSADTIPLDLYPLTLRWENQTYSASNDVRMVIDSAGFRFNQFQFEGPLGIFSASGRMNFDNSMALDFELDRFRIERVWNRFFPNWQLDGIIAARGQLNGTFKSPQIEMAGDVSELTFEGEELGALEGNVSYRDRVLTVESAQLENRYFQAEAAGTFPLDLRFEKVEQRVLNTAPFAGRLHVAGDNLDPINRFLPQTIESVRGDFAIRAAVTGTPLAPRFSGEATLARGTIKAIEILNPLEDVFIDVALRQDTVVVRKVTAVMRDRELSGTVDVKGTVRIESVKSFDYDLAVTGRGVPARMEFKDFFVLSDFDLAVRGATPPKVTGTARPRRIEDREPFTETEARPVFDTTLWDWDIAIELPQGGYVLRNDQVEAELSANLRLMRDRGVPSYIGTAEFVRGKIYLFDKTGRIKRGTLTFDDPLKADPQLDIDVGFRIQQPRVAARTETSSSPVVDLNLHVSGRASEPLIQPEAPYSEQDVLLLLAANTTAVGGGDSLAVSDPLADRLKFAATGLVFSEVQRVAARKLGLETLEINSGDNPFDASITVGRYFTPQLYLYGTSPIDAGAGQEVGFEYRLNRHMFFEGNRDKNNLYRLNLHFNWEY; this comes from the coding sequence ATGCGCAAGCTTATCACCATACCGCTGTGGTTTGTGGCGTTTGTGTTGGCGCTGGCGGTCGGAGTCTATGTCTGGCTGACCCAGTCATCCTGGCTTAAGCATCAGCTGGAAACGCAGATCAATCAGGCGCTGGGCGCCTCGACGCAACTGACGCTATCGGTCGGCGACATGTCCGGTGATCTCTACTCCGGCGTCGTCTTCACCGATCTGATGCTGACAACCCGTCGGGCCGAGGTTGTCGACACGTTGGCACAGGTGGGACGGATCACCGTCGATTATGACCTGCGCGACCTGTTGCCCGATCAGCGCCGCATCCGTTCGGTGGCGATTGAGCGACTGCGTCTCCAGGTGCCGCGCGACTCGATTGAGTCGATTTTCCGCAAGGCGAAAACCGAGGTCGCCGAACGCGCCCGGCTGGAGGGCGCGCTGGAGCTGTCGGTCGAGTCGCTGAGTCTGCGCGACGGCATCATCTACCGCATCGGCGAACCCGAGCCGCTGGCCGATTCGGTGCGGGTCGATGCTTCCTTCCACGCCGCCGGCGGCCGGTGGACAGTCGCGATTGCGCCGTCGTCGGCATGGACCACCTGGGTCGGTCCGGTGACCTTCGAAGGACTGATCTCCTCCGGCGAAGGCGCCTGGCGGTTTGATTCGTTGTCGGTGGCCACCGGCAAATCCTCGTTCGTCCTCGTGGGCACCCTGAACAATCTGCAGATTCGCTCGGCGCGCCTGGATCTCGAGGAGTTGACGCAGTCGACAAACCTCGGCCTCGAAGGCGTGCTGGCCGTCGCCGGCAACGTGAGCGCGGACACCAAACGCAAGAGCGTGTCCGGCGCGCTGGAGCTGACCGGCACATTCGAAGGGTACGAGCTTGATGGCCTGCGCCTGCGCTTCGTGGCCGATTCCAGCGGCGTGACCGGCGACTCGGTGCACGGCGTGGTCTGCGGGGCGCGTTTCGATGGCCGGGCGCGGTTTGTCTGGTCGGTCAAGCCGGAGCGCTGGGAGTTCCGCGGTCGTGTGGAGCGATTCGACCTGAATCGCTTTGCCAGGGGCACGCTGCCCACCCTGCTGTCCGGTCAGGTCGACATCAACGCGGTCGGCACCACCGACGCGGATTTGCGCATTCGCGCCGACGTTCGACTGGGTCCGGGGCATATCGATTCCATCTACTTCCAATCGGCGGATGGATCGTTGGGCGCGACGGTTGATTCGCTCCTGGTTGGCGAGGACTTCGCCGTCATGATCAACGGCGCCTCGCTGGTTGGCGGCGGCACGATGGCTTTCGCCGACTCGGTCGATTTGTTTGCCGCCATCAACGTCGATGATTTGAGGCCCTTTGATCGCATGGTGTTTGTCGACTCGCTGGCCGGGCGCGCCGACGGATACGCCTATCTCTCCGGTCTGACCAGCGACCCCGACCTGGCTGCCTTCATCAACTCGGATTCGCTGCGCCTGTTCGATCTGCGCACCGATCAGTTCGAGGCGCGTTTCTTTGTCCCGCATTTCCTCTCCAATCCGGGCGGGCAGGTGGATGCCCGCTGGGGTCGGGCTTCGACCTGGGGCATCGAGACCGACTCCATCGACTTGCATGCCACGCTGGCCGGACGGCGCATCGATATCGAGTGGGCGCGCTGGTATTCGCCGCTGGTTGATATCGAGGGCTCCGGCACGCTGGATTGGTCGGCGGATACCATCCCGCTGGACCTTTACCCGCTGACCCTGCGCTGGGAGAACCAGACCTATTCGGCCTCGAACGATGTCCGCATGGTGATCGATTCGGCCGGCTTCCGCTTCAACCAGTTTCAGTTCGAGGGGCCGCTGGGGATCTTCAGCGCCTCCGGGCGAATGAACTTCGACAACTCGATGGCGCTGGATTTCGAGCTGGATCGCTTTCGCATCGAGCGGGTCTGGAACCGGTTCTTTCCGAACTGGCAACTGGATGGCATCATCGCCGCGCGCGGCCAGCTCAACGGCACCTTTAAGTCACCGCAGATCGAGATGGCCGGCGACGTCAGCGAGTTGACCTTCGAGGGGGAGGAGCTCGGCGCACTGGAGGGGAATGTCTCCTACCGCGACCGGGTGTTGACCGTGGAGTCGGCCCAGTTGGAGAACCGCTACTTCCAGGCCGAGGCCGCGGGCACCTTCCCGCTGGACCTGCGGTTCGAGAAGGTCGAACAACGGGTGCTCAATACGGCGCCGTTCGCGGGACGGCTCCATGTGGCCGGCGACAATCTTGACCCCATCAATCGCTTTCTGCCGCAGACCATCGAGTCGGTGCGGGGCGACTTCGCCATCCGCGCCGCCGTGACCGGCACACCGCTCGCGCCGCGCTTCTCGGGCGAGGCCACGCTGGCGCGCGGCACCATCAAGGCCATCGAAATCCTCAATCCGCTCGAGGATGTCTTCATCGATGTCGCCCTGCGGCAGGACACGGTCGTGGTGCGCAAGGTGACCGCGGTCATGCGCGACCGCGAGTTGTCGGGGACTGTCGACGTCAAGGGCACCGTGCGCATCGAGTCGGTCAAGTCGTTCGACTACGATCTGGCTGTGACCGGACGCGGGGTCCCGGCGCGGATGGAGTTCAAGGACTTCTTCGTGCTCAGCGACTTTGACCTCGCCGTGCGCGGCGCGACCCCGCCCAAAGTGACCGGGACCGCCCGCCCCAGACGCATCGAGGATCGCGAGCCCTTCACGGAGACCGAGGCGCGTCCGGTCTTCGACACCACACTCTGGGACTGGGACATCGCAATCGAGCTTCCGCAGGGCGGGTATGTCCTGCGCAACGATCAGGTCGAGGCGGAATTGTCGGCCAACCTGCGCCTGATGCGCGACCGCGGGGTCCCCAGTTACATCGGCACCGCCGAATTCGTCCGCGGCAAGATTTACCTGTTCGACAAGACCGGACGGATCAAGCGCGGCACGCTGACTTTCGATGACCCGCTGAAGGCCGATCCGCAACTGGACATCGACGTCGGTTTCCGCATCCAGCAGCCGCGGGTGGCGGCTCGCACCGAGACGTCGTCCAGTCCGGTGGTCGATCTGAATCTGCATGTTTCCGGACGCGCCTCCGAGCCGCTCATCCAGCCTGAGGCGCCTTATTCCGAGCAGGATGTCCTGCTCCTGCTGGCGGCCAACACCACCGCGGTCGGCGGCGGTGATTCCCTGGCGGTTTCCGACCCGCTGGCCGACCGTCTCAAGTTCGCGGCGACCGGGCTGGTGTTCTCCGAAGTGCAGCGCGTGGCGGCGCGCAAACTGGGGCTGGAGACGCTGGAAATCAACTCGGGCGACAATCCCTTCGATGCGTCCATCACCGTCGGGCGGTACTTCACGCCGCAGCTTTATCTCTACGGCACCAGCCCGATCGACGCCGGAGCCGGGCAGGAAGTCGGTTTTGAGTACCGTCTGAATCGGCACATGTTTTTCGAAGGCAACCGTGACAAGAACAACCTGTACCGTCTGAACCTGCACTTCAACTGGGAATATTGA
- a CDS encoding BamA/TamA family outer membrane protein, with protein sequence MRRAGAMAVAALALLGVWPAANARADDIQDDLRQWRRRRPPVARIDIDGNTAYSDKDIRSFMQIRTPGFLHKLGLRNRPLLLTGAEERDEAAIRRAYRQAGYWDATAAISAAPDPDDQRAVVTVFITENRRYHWGHVSLRGDDTTLAARARAYLRDLPRGAPADSLFLEYTAARVRALCADHGHPKAAVALDVARRGDDTLDVVIDLKSGPAVYLGELTISGAKITRDAYIRREAYWQPGEMYSQRRLAWRQQDVYATGLFTFVHLDPVATDSLRSPDSQFTDFQMRVVERKPSFIGFRTGAGQDPNRDLTWDYAFEWGSRNWRGTGRQWSLTARSGFVVVTDWEVLHHRFAAKYTEPWPFGVRLPTTLTLAYEPGVHSSVQEYRIERMEGELNVTRRIGRKMRWWSSLVYERVKIYDIPADRIEDYLEEQGISVRRRWRAAIERDSRPNLFVPTSGARTRLDAEYVGGILGGAEDFYKIDASWSRYQTISAPTVFASRVRLAWIKPHSEGDFVPTSDRFYLGGASSIRGYAENTVGPKDSTGVPIGGQVVMLANLEMRTPMSSKFWFSIFLDAGNNFARFRDASVGDMLVSLGVGIQYIAPVGPLRLDYARRAVHPKYAPSDRVHLSILFAF encoded by the coding sequence ATGCGACGCGCAGGGGCGATGGCCGTGGCGGCGTTGGCGCTGCTGGGCGTTTGGCCGGCGGCGAACGCGCGCGCCGATGACATCCAGGATGATCTGCGCCAGTGGCGCCGGCGGCGTCCGCCGGTGGCCCGCATCGATATTGACGGCAACACGGCTTACTCCGACAAGGACATCCGGTCGTTCATGCAGATCCGCACGCCCGGATTCCTGCATAAGCTGGGGCTGCGCAACCGTCCGCTGCTTCTGACCGGCGCGGAGGAACGCGACGAAGCGGCGATCCGCCGCGCTTACCGGCAGGCGGGGTACTGGGACGCGACGGCCGCCATCAGTGCCGCGCCCGATCCCGATGACCAGCGCGCCGTGGTCACGGTCTTCATCACCGAAAACCGCCGCTATCACTGGGGCCATGTGTCGCTGCGCGGCGATGACACGACGCTGGCGGCGCGTGCGCGGGCGTACCTGCGCGACCTGCCCCGCGGCGCCCCGGCCGACTCGCTGTTTCTGGAATACACCGCCGCGCGCGTGCGCGCGCTTTGCGCCGACCACGGCCACCCCAAAGCCGCGGTGGCTCTCGATGTCGCCCGACGCGGCGATGACACGTTGGATGTCGTCATCGACCTGAAAAGCGGTCCCGCCGTCTATCTCGGCGAATTGACGATTTCCGGCGCCAAAATCACCCGGGATGCATACATCCGTCGGGAGGCCTACTGGCAACCCGGCGAGATGTACTCGCAACGGCGGCTCGCCTGGCGTCAGCAGGATGTCTACGCCACGGGGCTTTTCACCTTTGTCCATCTCGATCCGGTGGCGACCGACTCGCTGCGATCTCCCGACTCGCAGTTCACCGATTTTCAGATGCGCGTGGTCGAACGCAAGCCATCGTTCATCGGCTTCCGCACCGGCGCGGGGCAGGATCCCAACCGCGATCTGACTTGGGACTATGCCTTTGAATGGGGCTCGCGCAATTGGCGGGGGACCGGGCGCCAGTGGTCGTTGACCGCGCGCTCCGGTTTCGTTGTGGTCACCGACTGGGAAGTGCTGCACCACCGCTTCGCCGCCAAGTACACCGAGCCCTGGCCCTTTGGGGTGCGTTTGCCGACCACGCTGACGCTGGCCTACGAGCCCGGTGTGCACTCTTCGGTGCAGGAGTACCGGATTGAGCGCATGGAGGGCGAACTGAACGTGACCCGCCGCATCGGGCGCAAGATGCGCTGGTGGTCCTCTCTGGTCTATGAGCGGGTCAAAATCTACGACATCCCCGCGGACCGCATCGAAGATTATCTCGAGGAGCAGGGCATCAGCGTGCGCCGGCGCTGGCGCGCGGCGATCGAACGCGACAGCCGGCCCAACCTCTTTGTGCCGACCAGCGGCGCCCGCACCCGTCTGGATGCCGAATACGTCGGCGGCATCCTCGGCGGCGCCGAGGATTTCTACAAGATTGACGCTTCCTGGTCGCGCTATCAGACCATCAGCGCCCCCACCGTCTTTGCCAGCCGTGTGCGTCTGGCCTGGATCAAGCCGCACTCGGAGGGGGACTTTGTGCCCACCAGCGACCGCTTCTATCTGGGCGGCGCCAGCTCGATTCGCGGCTACGCCGAAAACACCGTCGGCCCCAAGGACTCGACCGGCGTTCCGATCGGCGGGCAGGTGGTGATGCTGGCCAACCTGGAGATGCGCACGCCGATGAGTTCGAAGTTTTGGTTCTCGATCTTCCTGGACGCGGGAAACAACTTTGCGCGCTTCCGTGATGCCAGCGTCGGCGACATGCTGGTCTCGCTGGGAGTCGGGATCCAGTACATCGCGCCGGTGGGCCCCTTGCGGCTGGACTATGCCCGCCGCGCGGTGCATCCAAAATACGCTCCGTCCGACCGCGTCCACCTGTCGATTCTGTTCGCGTTCTGA
- a CDS encoding gamma-glutamyl-gamma-aminobutyrate hydrolase family protein (Members of this family of hydrolases with an active site Cys residue belong to MEROPS family C26.), which yields MTTAPVICLTMRGRPFDAKRTSPTPYAYEWLPNSYGAAITRAGGVPVFLSNEMDPDAVREVLRRVDGLFLTGGEDVDPVHYGERDEVGNVEVYAERDRVELAAVAVADELGLPILGVCRGVQVLNVARGGTLYQDLDKQLDGAPRDHSRGGTGMFVQTHEVEVTPGCRLEQLLGARRLQGATSHHQAVKTPGRDLVAVAHSPEDGIIEAVEQPGERFVVGVQWHPEVRAEDATTQRLFRSFVEAAAAYRKRQL from the coding sequence ATGACCACAGCGCCTGTTATCTGCCTGACCATGCGGGGACGCCCCTTCGATGCGAAGCGGACCTCGCCGACGCCCTATGCTTATGAATGGCTGCCGAATTCCTATGGGGCCGCGATCACGCGCGCCGGCGGCGTGCCGGTTTTTCTGTCCAACGAGATGGACCCCGATGCGGTGCGGGAAGTCCTGCGCCGGGTCGATGGCCTGTTTCTTACCGGCGGGGAGGACGTCGATCCGGTGCACTACGGTGAGCGCGACGAGGTCGGCAATGTCGAAGTCTACGCCGAGCGCGACCGTGTCGAGCTGGCGGCGGTGGCCGTCGCCGATGAACTCGGCCTGCCGATCCTGGGCGTCTGCCGCGGGGTTCAGGTGCTGAATGTCGCGCGCGGCGGCACGTTGTATCAGGATTTGGACAAGCAACTCGATGGCGCGCCGCGCGATCATTCCCGCGGCGGCACCGGGATGTTTGTGCAAACGCACGAGGTCGAAGTGACGCCCGGCTGCCGTCTGGAACAACTTCTTGGCGCGCGCCGCCTCCAGGGCGCGACCAGTCACCATCAGGCGGTCAAGACGCCCGGACGCGATCTGGTGGCGGTGGCGCATTCTCCCGAAGATGGCATCATCGAGGCGGTCGAACAGCCGGGCGAGCGGTTTGTCGTTGGCGTGCAATGGCATCCGGAAGTGCGCGCGGAGGATGCAACGACTCAACGGCTCTTCCGTTCATTTGTCGAGGCGGCCGCGGCATATCGGAAGCGGCAATTGTAA
- a CDS encoding cysteine desulfurase family protein codes for MRTIFCDHNSTTRTDPRVAAAMQEVAVEHFANPSSSHRMGQAARVRLDEARARIAALLGAKPSEIVFTASGSEADNLAILGSLLSTEARGKHFVTVASEHPAITATAGWAQAHGFETTIVPVDSLGRIDPAEFARTLRPDTQIASVMLANNEVGTVHPIADLAQIARARGVVFHTDAVQAYGKIPVNVNELGVDLLSLSSHKFYGPKGVGILYVRQGTRLAPILFGGGQEQGRRPGTENVPGAVGTALAMQIAAEEPQEIRRVGKLADEFRKLISQKIEDIMIFGDPERRLPNTVAVGFGGVEGESLAIALDLRGICVSTGSACHSGAHEPSHVLRAMAAPRHYALGAIRFSFGRDSKPDDPALIAAAAAEEVARLRALSPAHA; via the coding sequence ATGCGAACCATCTTCTGCGATCACAATAGCACCACCCGGACCGATCCGCGCGTGGCCGCGGCGATGCAGGAAGTCGCTGTTGAGCACTTCGCCAATCCCTCTTCGTCGCACCGTATGGGTCAGGCGGCGCGGGTGCGCCTCGATGAGGCGCGCGCGCGGATCGCCGCGCTCCTGGGCGCCAAGCCCTCGGAGATTGTCTTCACCGCCTCCGGCAGTGAAGCGGACAACCTCGCCATCCTGGGCTCGCTCCTGTCAACCGAGGCCCGCGGCAAGCACTTTGTGACCGTCGCCTCCGAGCATCCGGCGATCACCGCCACCGCCGGCTGGGCGCAGGCGCATGGCTTCGAAACGACCATCGTGCCTGTCGACTCGCTGGGCCGAATCGATCCTGCGGAGTTCGCGCGGACGTTGCGTCCCGACACGCAGATCGCCTCGGTGATGCTGGCCAACAATGAAGTCGGCACCGTCCACCCGATCGCCGATCTGGCACAAATCGCCCGCGCGCGCGGTGTTGTCTTCCACACCGACGCGGTGCAGGCCTATGGCAAGATTCCGGTGAATGTGAATGAGCTCGGTGTGGACTTGCTCTCGCTGTCGTCGCATAAGTTCTATGGCCCGAAAGGTGTGGGCATCCTCTATGTCCGGCAGGGGACACGTCTGGCGCCGATCCTCTTCGGCGGCGGGCAGGAACAGGGACGTCGTCCCGGCACCGAGAATGTCCCCGGCGCGGTCGGCACCGCGCTGGCCATGCAAATTGCCGCCGAGGAGCCGCAGGAGATCCGCCGTGTCGGCAAACTCGCCGATGAGTTCCGCAAGTTGATCAGCCAGAAGATCGAGGACATCATGATCTTCGGCGACCCGGAGCGCCGTCTGCCGAACACCGTCGCGGTCGGCTTCGGCGGGGTCGAGGGCGAGTCGCTGGCGATCGCGCTTGATCTGCGCGGCATCTGTGTTTCGACCGGCTCGGCCTGCCACTCCGGCGCGCATGAGCCGTCGCATGTGCTCCGGGCCATGGCCGCCCCCCGGCATTATGCCCTCGGCGCCATCCGGTTCTCCTTTGGACGCGACAGTAAGCCCGACGACCCCGCGCTGATCGCCGCCGCCGCCGCCGAGGAAGTCGCGCGGTTGCGCGCGCTGTCTCCGGCGCATGCCTGA
- the mnmA gene encoding tRNA 2-thiouridine(34) synthase MnmA, giving the protein MTLAPEMNEALIDSRWRGRRVAVAMSGGVDSSVAAVLLKEAGCDVVGITMKLWDYDAVGGDTRKDGACCTLEAFMDARAVCARLGVPHYTLNLTDAFEDTVIRYFVDEYRRARTPNPCVVCNIEIKWAALWKKAQAIGCEAIATGHYARLAQEGDAVILRRGLDASRDQTYFLWGVPRSYFARTIFPLGPLVKPQVRGLAAAHGLGNAEKPESRDICFVADDDLPRFLAERAQRDGVGNTPGPFVDKHGNVVGQHPGFESLTIGQRRGLGVALGKRQYVTDIDPASASVVLGDDADLWRRTCEVSAVNWLGPAPTEPFEAMVQIRYRHEAAAAQVAPQGRSLTITFRDPQRAMTPGQSAVIYDPANERLLGGGVIEFVPRR; this is encoded by the coding sequence ATGACACTTGCCCCTGAGATGAACGAGGCGCTGATCGATTCCCGCTGGCGCGGCCGGCGCGTCGCGGTGGCGATGTCGGGCGGTGTGGATTCCTCGGTGGCCGCAGTGCTCCTGAAAGAGGCCGGCTGCGACGTGGTCGGCATCACAATGAAACTCTGGGACTACGACGCGGTCGGGGGCGACACGCGCAAGGACGGCGCCTGCTGCACGCTCGAGGCGTTCATGGATGCCCGCGCCGTCTGCGCGCGGCTGGGTGTGCCGCACTACACGCTCAACCTGACCGACGCGTTTGAAGACACGGTGATACGGTACTTCGTCGACGAGTATCGACGGGCGCGCACGCCGAACCCGTGTGTGGTCTGCAATATCGAAATCAAGTGGGCGGCCCTATGGAAGAAGGCGCAGGCCATCGGCTGCGAGGCGATCGCCACCGGGCATTATGCGCGTCTGGCGCAGGAGGGCGATGCGGTGATCCTGCGGCGCGGCCTGGACGCGTCGCGCGACCAGACTTACTTCCTCTGGGGTGTGCCGCGGTCCTATTTCGCCCGCACCATTTTCCCGCTGGGCCCGTTGGTCAAGCCGCAGGTGCGCGGATTGGCGGCGGCGCATGGCCTCGGCAACGCCGAAAAGCCGGAGAGCCGCGACATCTGTTTTGTCGCCGACGATGACTTGCCGCGGTTTCTCGCCGAGCGCGCCCAGCGCGACGGCGTGGGCAACACCCCGGGCCCGTTTGTCGACAAGCACGGCAATGTGGTCGGGCAGCATCCGGGGTTTGAATCGCTGACCATCGGCCAGCGGCGCGGGCTGGGTGTCGCGCTGGGCAAGCGCCAGTATGTGACCGATATCGATCCCGCGTCGGCGTCGGTGGTGCTCGGCGATGATGCCGATTTGTGGCGGCGCACCTGCGAAGTGTCGGCGGTCAACTGGCTCGGTCCGGCGCCGACCGAACCGTTCGAGGCGATGGTGCAGATTCGCTACCGCCATGAAGCCGCGGCGGCGCAGGTGGCCCCGCAGGGGCGGTCGCTGACGATCACCTTTCGTGACCCACAACGAGCCATGACGCCCGGCCAGTCGGCGGTCATCTACGATCCCGCCAACGAGCGCCTGCTCGGCGGCGGCGTGATTGAGTTTGTGCCGCGGCGTTGA
- a CDS encoding sodium:solute symporter family protein encodes MLRLHPLDGALIIAFFILQAYLGFGRAHRTRRGDATDYLIGGRTLTLPAFVASLVSTWYGGILGVGEYSYLYGVSNWLVFGLPYYLWALVFALFLARKARRTHFISLPDHLGQAYGRGPGLLGAAVVFIMTVPAAYVLMLGDFGRLLLGWPLWAGAAVGAGLSIMYLFIGGFRSAIRADLLQFVCMFGGFALILPFAIGEYGGWSFLKANLPAAHLTASGGNSWWYIISWYFIATATLVEPAFYQRCYAARNETTATRGIYWSIGFWILFDFMTTTTGLYVRAALPMLENPTMSYPALAAQVLPPGVLGLFFVGLIATVISTVDSYMFLAAVALGRDVMSRLRAMTDQAVQTSTRWALLVSALLAVALALGTQSVIGIWKNLGSIGVPMLLLPVLSTFREQRFHFSQSFVVVWMAIPGAASLAWVTIHWLTGAYPLGLEPIFPGLFASIIIALVGIKRM; translated from the coding sequence ATGCTGCGACTTCATCCGCTCGACGGCGCGCTGATCATTGCGTTTTTCATCCTGCAGGCGTACCTGGGATTCGGGCGCGCGCACAGGACGCGCCGCGGGGACGCCACCGACTATCTGATCGGCGGACGGACATTGACGCTGCCGGCGTTTGTGGCCTCGCTGGTGTCGACCTGGTACGGCGGCATTCTCGGCGTCGGCGAGTATTCCTACCTGTACGGTGTCTCCAACTGGCTCGTATTCGGCCTTCCCTACTATCTCTGGGCGCTGGTGTTCGCGCTGTTTCTGGCGCGCAAGGCGCGGCGCACGCACTTCATCTCGCTGCCCGACCATCTCGGGCAGGCGTATGGACGCGGCCCCGGACTCTTGGGGGCCGCAGTCGTCTTCATCATGACCGTGCCGGCGGCCTATGTCCTGATGCTGGGCGATTTCGGACGGTTGCTGCTGGGCTGGCCGTTGTGGGCGGGCGCGGCCGTCGGGGCCGGGCTGTCAATTATGTACCTCTTCATCGGCGGGTTCCGTTCGGCAATCCGTGCCGACCTCCTGCAGTTTGTCTGCATGTTCGGGGGGTTTGCGCTCATCCTGCCGTTTGCGATCGGCGAATATGGCGGCTGGAGTTTCCTCAAGGCCAATCTGCCGGCGGCGCACCTGACCGCCAGCGGCGGCAATTCCTGGTGGTACATCATCTCCTGGTACTTCATCGCCACCGCGACACTGGTCGAACCGGCGTTCTACCAGCGCTGCTACGCCGCCCGCAATGAGACAACCGCAACCCGCGGCATTTATTGGTCGATCGGTTTCTGGATTCTTTTTGACTTCATGACCACGACCACCGGCCTGTATGTGCGGGCGGCGTTGCCGATGCTGGAAAATCCCACGATGTCCTATCCGGCGCTGGCGGCGCAGGTGCTGCCACCCGGCGTGCTGGGACTCTTTTTCGTTGGGCTGATCGCGACTGTGATATCGACAGTTGATTCCTATATGTTTCTCGCGGCGGTGGCGCTGGGGCGCGATGTGATGTCGCGGTTGCGGGCCATGACCGATCAGGCGGTGCAGACCTCGACGCGCTGGGCGCTTCTGGTGTCGGCCCTGCTCGCGGTGGCATTGGCGCTGGGAACCCAATCAGTGATTGGCATCTGGAAGAATCTCGGCTCGATTGGTGTGCCGATGCTGCTTTTGCCGGTGCTCTCCACGTTTCGCGAGCAGCGCTTCCATTTTTCGCAAAGTTTCGTTGTGGTCTGGATGGCCATCCCCGGCGCAGCATCCCTCGCCTGGGTAACGATCCACTGGCTGACCGGCGCCTACCCGCTCGGTCTCGAGCCCATCTTCCCGGGCCTGTTCGCCTCCATCATCATAGCCCTCGTTGGCATCAAACGCATGTAG